In one window of Macadamia integrifolia cultivar HAES 741 chromosome 2, SCU_Mint_v3, whole genome shotgun sequence DNA:
- the LOC122093936 gene encoding subtilisin-like protease SBT1.5, translated as MLIEATKTRLRGINSRAAKGDVVRKAGGVGMILANGVFDGEGLVADCHVLPATAVGASGGDEIRRYISAANSGTKNGEKGRATVTITFRGTRLGVQSAPVVASFSARGPNPESPEILKPDVIAPGLNILAAWHEGIGPSGLPSDLTTHR; from the exons ATGTTGATTGAGGCTACCAAAACCAGGTTGAG AGGGATCAACTCCAGAGCTGCCAAAGGGGACGTGGTGAGGAAGGCTGGCGGGGTTGGGATGATATTGGCCAACGGCGTCTTCGATGGTGAAGGTTTGGTGGCCGACTGCCACGTGTTGCCGGCAACCGCAGTCGGGGCTTCCGGGGGCGATGAGATACGAAGATACATCAGCGCGGCCAACAGTGGAACTAAGAATGGCGAGAAGGGACGGGCGACGGTGACGATCACCTTCAGGGGAACCCGTCTGGGGGTCCAGTCGGCCCCAGTGGTGGCATCGTTCTCAGCCAGAGGGCCAAACCCGGAGTCACCGGAGATACTGAAACCAGACGTGATAGCACCGGGATTGAACATACTGGCAGCTTGGCATGAGGGGATAGGGCCGTCGGGTTTGCCTTCGGACTTAACTACCCATCGTTGA
- the LOC122093440 gene encoding uncharacterized protein LOC122093440, which translates to MEKNTLKLRCHHRKGYNSKTIMCACIDNSCYDSDWTQVVNRFLNNYVYFSRPSFPGLVTCSPLTHQEKNTSASVDAVEYRDDVTWLKAREEAQRDMEQEPIFFQFGREEIGREELQDMLEEKSQMGKDVALGYGLIVKMGDFFWAKDDSRWIRYDNVSNAQPGQEMGD; encoded by the exons ATGGAAAAAAACACCTTAAAACTCAG GTGCCATCACCGCAAGGGCTACAACAGCAAAACCATAATGTGCGCCTGCATCGACAACTCCTGCTACGATTCTGATTGGACCCAGGTCGTCAATCGTTTTCTTAACAATTATGTTTACTTCTCCAGACCCAGTTTCCCCGGTCTCGTCACTTGTTCTCCTCTCACTCATCAAGAAAAGAACACCTCTGCCTCCGTTGACGCCGTTGAATACAGGGATGATGTGACGTGGTTGAAGGCGCGAGAAGAAGCTCAGCGCGATATGGAGCAAGAACCCATCTT TTTCCAGTTTGGGAGAGAAGAGATCGGAAGAGAAGAGTTGCAGGATATGTTAGAGGAGAAATCTCAGATGGGTAAGGATGTGGCGCTCGGGTATGGGTTAATAGTGAAGATGGGTGATTTTTTCTGGGCAAAGGATGATAGCCGTTGGATCCGTTATGATAATGTGTCAAATGCTCAACCTGGTCAAGAGATGGGCGATTGA
- the LOC122093421 gene encoding probable disease resistance protein At1g61300 isoform X1: MDTIINSTVGWIPTYVIDPIRVRFQVLRNLGENIEELRQRTIFLAGRRDSERGKVEEEKKQQGVEASAEADSWFGEVNNALSNAETLRTEYDERRSSGACQRYCFCWSGYQLSKKALKLKEVVEGLYEAEPKSGWTATASTSHKGKKLDTVSIEGQTRTEKLKQEMIDAVVDDRHVVVGLYGMGGIGKTTLLRHVYEHFRQTEHFDSVIFTTVSSTPKFSEIREEIAKGLGLNLKDCQDENDLREKLCRLSETMKYMLILDDMWEPFDLTEICILAPKKENGCKLLISSRSKDVVTRFVIPFAAKKSLRSIQVNKLGEDEAWELFVQKVGEDITSEPTIEPIAKEVLKKCGGLPLAIIVIGGTMSTRETEGQWKDAIRELEQQSNSSLEGIEKEVFSKLMFSFEKLEPIQQSLFLYCCLFPKDWNQGGGSIGKYFLYNFAIGEETLCDEMHRLEDMRNKVDVLVGKLQSSSIFEHANNGHGRMHDVMYELGMWITSPTTLNKYQYSKFIAKARSGITKAPDASEWGKATKISLMWNQIESLPQLPDKCPQLQTLLLGGCIIKEIPQVHFLEQMPALRILDLNRCSDLKFLPPSICHLVNLRSLCLECCVNLKELPREIGMLAQLIFLDLSCCTGLTKLPKEMKKLKNLRHLNISYTTQLKRIPRGVLSGLHKLEELYTDGSSLKWSTNGIMELGSLLALRLTSIIRIPEAKIKGVKVSHWLKPLAKSIVCLHLQNCDIDPSTLPDLLLLEGSRHLNRTVKFISCNGLTWVPACGYSNLTIRNCPDLKQLCSRISQSAESSFTNLGRITIQECPNLEVLFTSGVTCQLKKLKSLHVYQCPQLVNLIVSDDDDEDMEILSNAFPSLKEMRLCELPELTAICNNHQHLDLMKWPSLSAAEGAHVYLCPKLRRPPFGAHRADISLNDETDSQMTEKYRKEKRDQEEKEREKDDDDDDDDDEEE; this comes from the exons atggATACCATCATAAACTCGACGGTAGGATGGATTCCCACATATGTAATCGATCCAATCAGAGTTAGGTTTCAGGTGTTACGAAACCTTGGGGAGAACATTGAAGAACTAAGACAGAGAACAATTTTCTTGGCTGGAAGGAGAGACAGCGAACGaggaaaagtagaagaagagaagaagcaaCAAGGGGTCGAAGCATCAGCAGAGGCAGATAGCTGGTTCGGTGAAGTCAATAATGCTCTATCAAATGCCGAAACCCTACGAACTGAGTATGATGAGCGAAGGAGTAGTGGAGCATGTCAAAGGTACTGCTTCTGCTGGTCAGGCTATCAGCTCAGCAAGAAAGCATTGAAACTCAAGGAAGTTGTTGAGGGGTTGTATGAAGCAGAGCCAAAATCTGGTTGGACTGCGACGGCTTCTACTTCGCACAAAGGGAAGAAGCTGGACACCGTTTCTATAGAGGGCCAAACAAGAACAGAGAAACTGAAGCAAGAGATGATCGATGCGGTGGTTGACGATAGGCATGTTGTTGTTGGGTTGTACGGTATGGGCGGCATCGGCAAAACGACACTCCTTCGACACGTCTATGAGCACTTTCGACAGACCGAGCACTTCGATTCCGTCATTTTCACTACTGTGTCATCCACACCAAAGTTCTCAGAAATACGAGAGGAAATAGCAAAAGGGTTGGGCTTGAATCTGAAAGATTGCCAAGATGAGAACGATTTAAGAGAAAAATTGTGTCGTCTTTCCGAAACAATGAAGTATATGTTGATACTAGACGACATGTGGGAGCCCTTTGATCTTACTGAAATCTGCATTCTGGCACCCAAGAAGGAGAATGGTTGCAAATTATTAATCTCATCTAGATCAAAAGATGTGGTTACAAGGTTTGTGATCCCTTTTGCAGCCAAAAAATCTCTTAGATCAATTCAAGTGAACAAATTAGGAGAAGACGAAGCATGGGAACTCTTTGTCCAAAAAGTTGGTGAAGATATTACTTCTGAACCAACAATAGAACCCATTGCCAAGGAGGTTCTTAAAAAGTGTGGTGGATTACCTTTGGCGATCATTGTTATTGGAGGCACAATGTCAACACGGGAAACGGAAGGACAATGGAAAGATGCCATTCGTGAATTGGAGCAACAATCAAATTCGAGTCTCGAAGGTATAGAAAAAGAGGTATTTTCAAAACTCATGTTTAGTTTTGAAAAATTGGAACCAATCCAACAATCCctcttcctctattgctgtTTATTTCCTAAGGATTGGAACCAGGGTGGAGGATCCATTGGGAAATACTTCTTATATAATTTTGCCATTGGTGAAGAAACTCTGTGTGATGAAATGCATCGACTTGAAGATATGAGAAATAAAGTTGATGTTTTGGTTGGAAAGCTTCAAAGTTCATCCATATTTGAGCACGCTAACAATGGACATGGTAGAATGCATGATGTGATGTATGAATTAGGTATGTGGATCACATCTCCGACTACATTGAATAAGTACCAATACTCCAAGTTCATTGCAAAGGCAAGATCTGGAATAACAAAGGCACCTGATGCCTCAGAATGGGGCAAAGCAACTAAGATTTCATTAATGTGGAATCAGATAGAGTCTTTACCTCAACTGCCAGATAAATGTCCACAGCTGCAAACATTGCTCCTTGGAGGATGTATTATTAAAGAGATCCCCCAAGTACACTTCTTGGAGCAAATGCCTGCACTCCGAATACTGGATTTGAACCGTTGTTCTGATTTAAAATTTTTGCCACCTTCAATATGCCATCTTGTCAACCTTCGTTCATTGTGCTTAGAATGTTGTGTTAACCTAAAAGAATTACCACGAGAAATCGGAATGTTGGCTCAGCTCATATTCTTAGATTTGAGTTGTTGCACAGGGTTAACAAAGCTACCAAAGGAGATGAAGAAGTTGAAAAATTTAAGGCATCTCAACATCAGCTACACTACCCAGCTTAAGAGGATACCACGTGGGGTGTTATCTGGATTGCATAAGCTAGAGGAGTTGTACACTGATGGAAGCAGTTTAAAATGGTCTACCAACGGCATAATGGAATTGGGGTCCTTATTGGCTCTTCGCTTGACTTCAATTATCAGAATTCCAGAGGCCAAAATAAAAGGAGTGAAGGTTTCCCATTGGTTGAAGCCCTTAGCTAAAAGCATAGTTTGTTTACACCTGCAGAATTGTGATATTGATCCTTCAACTTTGCCGGACCTACTACTTCTAGAAGGCTCTCGACACTTGAATAGAACGGTGAAATTCATATCATGTAATGGTTTGACATGGGTTCCAGCTTGTGGCTATAGTAACCTAACTATACGAAATTGTCCAGATCTCAAGCAATTGTGTAGTAGGATTTCACAATCAGCTGAAAGCAGCTTTACTAATCTGGGACGTATCACAATACAAGAATGCCCCAACCTAGAGGTTCTTTTCACTAGTGGTGTAACATGTCAGCTAAAAAAGTTGAAGTCTTTACATGTATATCAATGTCCTCAATTGGTGAACCTTATAGTatcagatgatgatgatgaggacatGGAAATATTGAGCAATGCATTTCCAAGTTTAAAGGAAATGAGGTTGTGTGAGCTACCAGAATTGACAGCCATATGCAACAACCATCAGCATCTAGATTTGATGAAGTGGCCATCTCTCTCTGCAGCAGAAGGAGCGCATGTTTATCTTTGTCCTAAGTTGAGGAGACCCCCATTTGGAGCCCATCGTGCAGATATATCCTTAAATGATGAAACCGACAGCCAGATGACAGAAAAGTATCGTAAGGAAAAGAGAGATCAG gaagaaaaagaaagagaaaaagatgatgatgatgatgatgatgatgatgaggaggagtaa
- the LOC122093421 gene encoding probable disease resistance protein At1g61300 isoform X2, with translation MDTIINSTVGWIPTYVIDPIRVRFQVLRNLGENIEELRQRTIFLAGRRDSERGKVEEEKKQQGVEASAEADSWFGEVNNALSNAETLRTEYDERRSSGACQRYCFCWSGYQLSKKALKLKEVVEGLYEAEPKSGWTATASTSHKGKKLDTVSIEGQTRTEKLKQEMIDAVVDDRHVVVGLYGMGGIGKTTLLRHVYEHFRQTEHFDSVIFTTVSSTPKFSEIREEIAKGLGLNLKDCQDENDLREKLCRLSETMKYMLILDDMWEPFDLTEICILAPKKENGCKLLISSRSKDVVTRFVIPFAAKKSLRSIQVNKLGEDEAWELFVQKVGEDITSEPTIEPIAKEVLKKCGGLPLAIIVIGGTMSTRETEGQWKDAIRELEQQSNSSLEGIEKEDWNQGGGSIGKYFLYNFAIGEETLCDEMHRLEDMRNKVDVLVGKLQSSSIFEHANNGHGRMHDVMYELGMWITSPTTLNKYQYSKFIAKARSGITKAPDASEWGKATKISLMWNQIESLPQLPDKCPQLQTLLLGGCIIKEIPQVHFLEQMPALRILDLNRCSDLKFLPPSICHLVNLRSLCLECCVNLKELPREIGMLAQLIFLDLSCCTGLTKLPKEMKKLKNLRHLNISYTTQLKRIPRGVLSGLHKLEELYTDGSSLKWSTNGIMELGSLLALRLTSIIRIPEAKIKGVKVSHWLKPLAKSIVCLHLQNCDIDPSTLPDLLLLEGSRHLNRTVKFISCNGLTWVPACGYSNLTIRNCPDLKQLCSRISQSAESSFTNLGRITIQECPNLEVLFTSGVTCQLKKLKSLHVYQCPQLVNLIVSDDDDEDMEILSNAFPSLKEMRLCELPELTAICNNHQHLDLMKWPSLSAAEGAHVYLCPKLRRPPFGAHRADISLNDETDSQMTEKYRKEKRDQEEKEREKDDDDDDDDDEEE, from the exons atggATACCATCATAAACTCGACGGTAGGATGGATTCCCACATATGTAATCGATCCAATCAGAGTTAGGTTTCAGGTGTTACGAAACCTTGGGGAGAACATTGAAGAACTAAGACAGAGAACAATTTTCTTGGCTGGAAGGAGAGACAGCGAACGaggaaaagtagaagaagagaagaagcaaCAAGGGGTCGAAGCATCAGCAGAGGCAGATAGCTGGTTCGGTGAAGTCAATAATGCTCTATCAAATGCCGAAACCCTACGAACTGAGTATGATGAGCGAAGGAGTAGTGGAGCATGTCAAAGGTACTGCTTCTGCTGGTCAGGCTATCAGCTCAGCAAGAAAGCATTGAAACTCAAGGAAGTTGTTGAGGGGTTGTATGAAGCAGAGCCAAAATCTGGTTGGACTGCGACGGCTTCTACTTCGCACAAAGGGAAGAAGCTGGACACCGTTTCTATAGAGGGCCAAACAAGAACAGAGAAACTGAAGCAAGAGATGATCGATGCGGTGGTTGACGATAGGCATGTTGTTGTTGGGTTGTACGGTATGGGCGGCATCGGCAAAACGACACTCCTTCGACACGTCTATGAGCACTTTCGACAGACCGAGCACTTCGATTCCGTCATTTTCACTACTGTGTCATCCACACCAAAGTTCTCAGAAATACGAGAGGAAATAGCAAAAGGGTTGGGCTTGAATCTGAAAGATTGCCAAGATGAGAACGATTTAAGAGAAAAATTGTGTCGTCTTTCCGAAACAATGAAGTATATGTTGATACTAGACGACATGTGGGAGCCCTTTGATCTTACTGAAATCTGCATTCTGGCACCCAAGAAGGAGAATGGTTGCAAATTATTAATCTCATCTAGATCAAAAGATGTGGTTACAAGGTTTGTGATCCCTTTTGCAGCCAAAAAATCTCTTAGATCAATTCAAGTGAACAAATTAGGAGAAGACGAAGCATGGGAACTCTTTGTCCAAAAAGTTGGTGAAGATATTACTTCTGAACCAACAATAGAACCCATTGCCAAGGAGGTTCTTAAAAAGTGTGGTGGATTACCTTTGGCGATCATTGTTATTGGAGGCACAATGTCAACACGGGAAACGGAAGGACAATGGAAAGATGCCATTCGTGAATTGGAGCAACAATCAAATTCGAGTCTCGAAGGTATAGAAAAAGAG GATTGGAACCAGGGTGGAGGATCCATTGGGAAATACTTCTTATATAATTTTGCCATTGGTGAAGAAACTCTGTGTGATGAAATGCATCGACTTGAAGATATGAGAAATAAAGTTGATGTTTTGGTTGGAAAGCTTCAAAGTTCATCCATATTTGAGCACGCTAACAATGGACATGGTAGAATGCATGATGTGATGTATGAATTAGGTATGTGGATCACATCTCCGACTACATTGAATAAGTACCAATACTCCAAGTTCATTGCAAAGGCAAGATCTGGAATAACAAAGGCACCTGATGCCTCAGAATGGGGCAAAGCAACTAAGATTTCATTAATGTGGAATCAGATAGAGTCTTTACCTCAACTGCCAGATAAATGTCCACAGCTGCAAACATTGCTCCTTGGAGGATGTATTATTAAAGAGATCCCCCAAGTACACTTCTTGGAGCAAATGCCTGCACTCCGAATACTGGATTTGAACCGTTGTTCTGATTTAAAATTTTTGCCACCTTCAATATGCCATCTTGTCAACCTTCGTTCATTGTGCTTAGAATGTTGTGTTAACCTAAAAGAATTACCACGAGAAATCGGAATGTTGGCTCAGCTCATATTCTTAGATTTGAGTTGTTGCACAGGGTTAACAAAGCTACCAAAGGAGATGAAGAAGTTGAAAAATTTAAGGCATCTCAACATCAGCTACACTACCCAGCTTAAGAGGATACCACGTGGGGTGTTATCTGGATTGCATAAGCTAGAGGAGTTGTACACTGATGGAAGCAGTTTAAAATGGTCTACCAACGGCATAATGGAATTGGGGTCCTTATTGGCTCTTCGCTTGACTTCAATTATCAGAATTCCAGAGGCCAAAATAAAAGGAGTGAAGGTTTCCCATTGGTTGAAGCCCTTAGCTAAAAGCATAGTTTGTTTACACCTGCAGAATTGTGATATTGATCCTTCAACTTTGCCGGACCTACTACTTCTAGAAGGCTCTCGACACTTGAATAGAACGGTGAAATTCATATCATGTAATGGTTTGACATGGGTTCCAGCTTGTGGCTATAGTAACCTAACTATACGAAATTGTCCAGATCTCAAGCAATTGTGTAGTAGGATTTCACAATCAGCTGAAAGCAGCTTTACTAATCTGGGACGTATCACAATACAAGAATGCCCCAACCTAGAGGTTCTTTTCACTAGTGGTGTAACATGTCAGCTAAAAAAGTTGAAGTCTTTACATGTATATCAATGTCCTCAATTGGTGAACCTTATAGTatcagatgatgatgatgaggacatGGAAATATTGAGCAATGCATTTCCAAGTTTAAAGGAAATGAGGTTGTGTGAGCTACCAGAATTGACAGCCATATGCAACAACCATCAGCATCTAGATTTGATGAAGTGGCCATCTCTCTCTGCAGCAGAAGGAGCGCATGTTTATCTTTGTCCTAAGTTGAGGAGACCCCCATTTGGAGCCCATCGTGCAGATATATCCTTAAATGATGAAACCGACAGCCAGATGACAGAAAAGTATCGTAAGGAAAAGAGAGATCAG gaagaaaaagaaagagaaaaagatgatgatgatgatgatgatgatgatgaggaggagtaa
- the LOC122093421 gene encoding putative disease resistance protein At5g05400 isoform X3, whose translation MDTIINSTVGWIPTYVIDPIRVRFQVLRNLGENIEELRQRTIFLAGRRDSERGKVEEEKKQQGVEASAEADSWFGEVNNALSNAETLRTEYDERRSSGACQRYCFCWSGYQLSKKALKLKEVVEGLYEAEPKSGWTATASTSHKGKKLDTVSIEGQTRTEKLKQEMIDAVVDDRHVVVGLYGMGGIGKTTLLRHVYEHFRQTEHFDSVIFTTVSSTPKFSEIREEIAKGLGLNLKDCQDENDLREKLCRLSETMKYMLILDDMWEPFDLTEICILAPKKENGCKLLISSRSKDVVTRFVIPFAAKKSLRSIQVNKLGEDEAWELFVQKVGEDITSEPTIEPIAKEVLKKCGGLPLAIIVIGGTMSTRETEGQWKDAIRELEQQSNSSLEGIEKEVFSKLMFSFEKLEPIQQSLFLYCCLFPKDWNQGGGSIGKYFLYNFAIGEETLCDEMHRLEDMRNKVDVLVGKLQSSSIFEHANNGHGRMHDVMYELGLTKLPKEMKKLKNLRHLNISYTTQLKRIPRGVLSGLHKLEELYTDGSSLKWSTNGIMELGSLLALRLTSIIRIPEAKIKGVKVSHWLKPLAKSIVCLHLQNCDIDPSTLPDLLLLEGSRHLNRTVKFISCNGLTWVPACGYSNLTIRNCPDLKQLCSRISQSAESSFTNLGRITIQECPNLEVLFTSGVTCQLKKLKSLHVYQCPQLVNLIVSDDDDEDMEILSNAFPSLKEMRLCELPELTAICNNHQHLDLMKWPSLSAAEGAHVYLCPKLRRPPFGAHRADISLNDETDSQMTEKYRKEKRDQEEKEREKDDDDDDDDDEEE comes from the exons atggATACCATCATAAACTCGACGGTAGGATGGATTCCCACATATGTAATCGATCCAATCAGAGTTAGGTTTCAGGTGTTACGAAACCTTGGGGAGAACATTGAAGAACTAAGACAGAGAACAATTTTCTTGGCTGGAAGGAGAGACAGCGAACGaggaaaagtagaagaagagaagaagcaaCAAGGGGTCGAAGCATCAGCAGAGGCAGATAGCTGGTTCGGTGAAGTCAATAATGCTCTATCAAATGCCGAAACCCTACGAACTGAGTATGATGAGCGAAGGAGTAGTGGAGCATGTCAAAGGTACTGCTTCTGCTGGTCAGGCTATCAGCTCAGCAAGAAAGCATTGAAACTCAAGGAAGTTGTTGAGGGGTTGTATGAAGCAGAGCCAAAATCTGGTTGGACTGCGACGGCTTCTACTTCGCACAAAGGGAAGAAGCTGGACACCGTTTCTATAGAGGGCCAAACAAGAACAGAGAAACTGAAGCAAGAGATGATCGATGCGGTGGTTGACGATAGGCATGTTGTTGTTGGGTTGTACGGTATGGGCGGCATCGGCAAAACGACACTCCTTCGACACGTCTATGAGCACTTTCGACAGACCGAGCACTTCGATTCCGTCATTTTCACTACTGTGTCATCCACACCAAAGTTCTCAGAAATACGAGAGGAAATAGCAAAAGGGTTGGGCTTGAATCTGAAAGATTGCCAAGATGAGAACGATTTAAGAGAAAAATTGTGTCGTCTTTCCGAAACAATGAAGTATATGTTGATACTAGACGACATGTGGGAGCCCTTTGATCTTACTGAAATCTGCATTCTGGCACCCAAGAAGGAGAATGGTTGCAAATTATTAATCTCATCTAGATCAAAAGATGTGGTTACAAGGTTTGTGATCCCTTTTGCAGCCAAAAAATCTCTTAGATCAATTCAAGTGAACAAATTAGGAGAAGACGAAGCATGGGAACTCTTTGTCCAAAAAGTTGGTGAAGATATTACTTCTGAACCAACAATAGAACCCATTGCCAAGGAGGTTCTTAAAAAGTGTGGTGGATTACCTTTGGCGATCATTGTTATTGGAGGCACAATGTCAACACGGGAAACGGAAGGACAATGGAAAGATGCCATTCGTGAATTGGAGCAACAATCAAATTCGAGTCTCGAAGGTATAGAAAAAGAGGTATTTTCAAAACTCATGTTTAGTTTTGAAAAATTGGAACCAATCCAACAATCCctcttcctctattgctgtTTATTTCCTAAGGATTGGAACCAGGGTGGAGGATCCATTGGGAAATACTTCTTATATAATTTTGCCATTGGTGAAGAAACTCTGTGTGATGAAATGCATCGACTTGAAGATATGAGAAATAAAGTTGATGTTTTGGTTGGAAAGCTTCAAAGTTCATCCATATTTGAGCACGCTAACAATGGACATGGTAGAATGCATGATGTGATGTATGAATTAG GGTTAACAAAGCTACCAAAGGAGATGAAGAAGTTGAAAAATTTAAGGCATCTCAACATCAGCTACACTACCCAGCTTAAGAGGATACCACGTGGGGTGTTATCTGGATTGCATAAGCTAGAGGAGTTGTACACTGATGGAAGCAGTTTAAAATGGTCTACCAACGGCATAATGGAATTGGGGTCCTTATTGGCTCTTCGCTTGACTTCAATTATCAGAATTCCAGAGGCCAAAATAAAAGGAGTGAAGGTTTCCCATTGGTTGAAGCCCTTAGCTAAAAGCATAGTTTGTTTACACCTGCAGAATTGTGATATTGATCCTTCAACTTTGCCGGACCTACTACTTCTAGAAGGCTCTCGACACTTGAATAGAACGGTGAAATTCATATCATGTAATGGTTTGACATGGGTTCCAGCTTGTGGCTATAGTAACCTAACTATACGAAATTGTCCAGATCTCAAGCAATTGTGTAGTAGGATTTCACAATCAGCTGAAAGCAGCTTTACTAATCTGGGACGTATCACAATACAAGAATGCCCCAACCTAGAGGTTCTTTTCACTAGTGGTGTAACATGTCAGCTAAAAAAGTTGAAGTCTTTACATGTATATCAATGTCCTCAATTGGTGAACCTTATAGTatcagatgatgatgatgaggacatGGAAATATTGAGCAATGCATTTCCAAGTTTAAAGGAAATGAGGTTGTGTGAGCTACCAGAATTGACAGCCATATGCAACAACCATCAGCATCTAGATTTGATGAAGTGGCCATCTCTCTCTGCAGCAGAAGGAGCGCATGTTTATCTTTGTCCTAAGTTGAGGAGACCCCCATTTGGAGCCCATCGTGCAGATATATCCTTAAATGATGAAACCGACAGCCAGATGACAGAAAAGTATCGTAAGGAAAAGAGAGATCAG gaagaaaaagaaagagaaaaagatgatgatgatgatgatgatgatgatgaggaggagtaa